The genomic window TGATTACACTGAAAAAAGAACATTGCACAATTTTTTAAGAGCAAAAAAAACTGGactgattaattttatattttttatttctgtcatacTAGGTCATCTTCAAAAAATGTAGTTCTTTTTCCTACTTACCTGCTTCCTCATTTCTACTGAACAGGAAAACATTCCTAGAGAAGAATTGCATAAATATACAGATGATCAGATCTGTATTTGGGtgagattctttctttctctagtcAACTTTTATCTCACATTTTTAAGTGCATCCCCACTTTCCCTGGGTACTATGAAACTACCACATTCAATCATTAAATAATgttctcttatttttttgttttttttagtagaataGTTTCACTACTCCCTTGCCTTAACCAAATTTGGGCTCTTCTGTGTGGGCACTGCTTCCCTTGGGCTGTGTAGTGTATTGGCACCATATAATAAAAGCTTGGATACAAATAGATGGTTTTCAGACTTACTCCCACTGTTGATTTCAAGCTATTCTGCTTCCATCCGTTGCTTTCTTATTTACCAATCACCACACTTCTTGATTACCATCCACCTACTGACCATTTCCTTGGGCTCTGAAGACTTTAATAAGTGGTTCCTCTTTTTACATGTGAATGCCAACTATTAGTCCAAGAAACATAATGCTAAAATGAACTTGCTTCCACCTATAACTGATAATTTCTTGATACTTCCAatgttatctttatattttattagacTTAAATAAGCATGCCCCCCACACAGTCCTTATGATGAGGACAAATGCAGATGATGTTTACCCGATAAATTTGTTATAAAGAGAgctattagaaaaacaaaaaccaaaaaacaaaacaaaacaacaacaacaaaaaaaacaaattgaggAAAAACCCCTCAGATATCTGGCTTGAGCTGAGAGAATAAGAAAGAGgagatagatttttttaaatcctcttaTCAGCAGttaccataaattattttttaattttagggttCAAAACAATTGTTATGTATCTGAATGATTAATGCTTTCTATTTTACCAACACAATTCCTTGGGTATGTATGTATCTTATCAACTGAAATTCTCTACTCCTGAAATCTTAGACTTTAATATTCTACCTGACACTTAACATCGtatcttttgattattttattcattgactTTCAGTTCACTgtattttcaaagacattttgactttcattttctttagctTGTTTTAATCACTTGCTCTCTGAGTGCTCATGGGCTGTTTACTTAATCTGTGTGCTTCAGTTAACTCTGTAAAATGTTAGATAATGGTATCAACTTTATCTTTTTGCTATAAAGATTCAACaagaacaataaaaacatttcctAGCACACAGTAATTATCAAATGATTCTTACTTATTCACATTAATCACACTATTCatatcatcattttattattatgttgtCTGTTCTCCAAATTAGTCCTTTCctcacttttcctttctttattcacCAAATTCTCCAATGATTTCATATTCTCTTTCTGCATGTTCAACTATCATGCTCATTTTGCCTTTTCCTGGACCCACATAGGAAATTGCTACTAATAAATCAATCCCATTAATATAATTACTTGTTCTGTTCCCATACCTACACTTCTAAGAGATGCCGAAGAATAAACTACACAACGAAAATGCTAGAGTCGTTAGCAGCTACTCAGCTGCTTAAGCTGGCCCACAAGTACAGACCAGAGACAAAGCAAGAGAAGAAGCAGAGGCTGTTGGCCCGGGCCGAGAAGAAAGCTGCTGGCAAAGGGGATGTCCCCACTAAGAGACCACCTGTCCTTCGAGCAGGAGTTAACACCATCATCACCTTGGTGGAGAACAAGAAGGCTCAGCTGGTGGTGATTGCACATGACGTGGATCCCATCGAGCTGGTTGTCTTCTTGCCTGCCCTGTGTCGTAAAATGGGGGTCCCTTACTGCATTATCAAGGGGAAGGCCAGACTGGGCCGTCTAGTCCACAGGAAGACCTGCACCACTGTCACCTTCACACAGGTGAACTTGGAAGACAAAGGCGCTTTGGCTAAGCTGGTGGAAGCTATCAGGACCAATTACAACGACAGATACGATGAGATCCGCCGTCACTGGGGCGGCAATGTCC from Macaca fascicularis isolate 582-1 chromosome 4, T2T-MFA8v1.1 includes these protein-coding regions:
- the LOC107129441 gene encoding large ribosomal subunit protein eL8 yields the protein MLESLAATQLLKLAHKYRPETKQEKKQRLLARAEKKAAGKGDVPTKRPPVLRAGVNTIITLVENKKAQLVVIAHDVDPIELVVFLPALCRKMGVPYCIIKGKARLGRLVHRKTCTTVTFTQVNLEDKGALAKLVEAIRTNYNDRYDEIRRHWGGNVLGPKSVARIAKLEKAKAKELATKLG